One stretch of Halichoerus grypus chromosome 8, mHalGry1.hap1.1, whole genome shotgun sequence DNA includes these proteins:
- the TEDC1 gene encoding tubulin epsilon and delta complex protein 1 isoform X2: MGRRRLRGHRGDAVGALPEAIAALSQTLPAGPSPEIFRRAKFDRPEAAPALWQLLFRVLSPLPPDGASASPASPASPALVHLVKSALRSQGYPRRALAQLPEDGSQGSRELLLALAWLLARGPLLEQLLAQTRVRLGDEIPLCECEALASAGPLPPRGEADGPVDIRHLQWLMGKLRFQWRNLITSQQEQCALLGKIHSYTRGCHSDRSLGHLSVAETELFRDPEGGRQLLQRLESENARLEAALVWRRQELVFWKWMDTVLGACPLEASQPTFLPRIPTGGAGELELVARELQALHEELRGAAEPRRAAWEARAGGWGPERTAVQRASREAVGRELAALQRAWEQGEALAQPHGPCRLVKRDARASGGPGLRAAELIGALRSRETCLEAELGRLQTRCRQELTRLAGARPGLLWILPPGR, encoded by the exons CGAGATCTTCCGCCGCGCCAAGTTCGACCGTCCGGAGGCG GCCCCGGCGCTCTGGCAGCTGCTCTTCCGCGTGCTCTCGCCGCTGCCCCCCGACGGCGCCTCGGCCTCCCCGGCCTCCCCGGCCTCCCCGGCCCTGG TCCACCTGGTGAAGTCGGCGCTGCGCTCCCAGGGCTACCCCAGGAGGGCGCTGGCACAGCTCCCCGAGGACGGCTCCCAGGGCAGCCGCGAGCTTCTGCTGGCCCTGGCCTGGCTCCTGGCCCGCGGGCCCCTGCTCGAGCAGCTGCTGGCCCAGACGCGCGTGCGGCTGGGCGACGAGATACCCCTGTGCGAG TGTGAAGCCCTGGCCAGTGCGGGCCCACTCCCGCCCCGCGGGGAAGCAGATGGCCCTGTGGACATACGCCACTTGCAGTGGCTGATGGGAAAGCTGCGGTTCCAGTGGCGAAACCTGATCACCAGTCAGCAGGAGCAGTGTGCCCTCCTGGGAAAG ATCCACTCCTATACCCGAGGCTGCCACAGTGACCGCAGCCTCGGCCACCTGTCTGTTGCTGAGACGGAGCTGTTCAGGGACCCAGAGGGCGGCCGGCAG CTGCTTCAGAGGCTGGAGAGTGAGAACGCGCGCCTGGAGGCCGCCCTGGTGTGGCGGCGGCAGGAGCTGGTCTTCTGGAAGTGGATG GACACGGTCCTGGGCGCCTGCCCCCTGGAGGCCTCACAGCCCACGTTTCTGCCCAGGATCCCCACGGGGGGCGCTGGCGAGCTGGAGCTGGTGGCCCGGGAGTTGCAGGCCCTGCACGAGGAGCTGCGGGGAGCAGCGGAGCCCCGGCGGGCGGCCTGGGAGGCCAGG gctggaggctgggggccgGAGCGGACTGCTGTGCAGCGGGCCTCACGGGAGGCCGTGGGACGGGAGCTGGCCGCTCTTCAGCGGGCCTGGGAGCAAGGTGaggccctggcccagccccatGGGCCCTGCCGGCTGGTGAAGAGAGACGCCAGAGCCTCGGGGGGCCCAGGCCTGCGGGCTGCTGAGCTGATTGGGGCGCTGAGGAGCCGGGAAACCTGCCTGGAGGCTGAGCTGGGCCGGCTGCAGACCCGGTGTCGGCAGGAGCTGACCAGGCTGGCGGGAGCCCGGCCCGGCCTCCTCTGGATCCTGCCGCCTGGTCGCTGA
- the TEDC1 gene encoding tubulin epsilon and delta complex protein 1 isoform X4: MGRRRLRGHRGDAVGALPEAIAALSQTLPAGPSPEIFRRAKFDRPEAAPALWQLLFRVLSPLPPDGASASPASPASPALEAQVHLVKSALRSQGYPRRALAQLPEDGSQGSRELLLALAWLLARGPLLEQLLAQTRVRLGDEIPLCECEALASAGPLPPRGEADGPVDIRHLQWLMGKLRFQWRNLITSQQEQCALLGKDTVLGACPLEASQPTFLPRIPTGGAGELELVARELQALHEELRGAAEPRRAAWEARAGGWGPERTAVQRASREAVGRELAALQRAWEQGEALAQPHGPCRLVKRDARASGGPGLRAAELIGALRSRETCLEAELGRLQTRCRQELTRLAGARPGLLWILPPGR, translated from the exons CGAGATCTTCCGCCGCGCCAAGTTCGACCGTCCGGAGGCG GCCCCGGCGCTCTGGCAGCTGCTCTTCCGCGTGCTCTCGCCGCTGCCCCCCGACGGCGCCTCGGCCTCCCCGGCCTCCCCGGCCTCCCCGGCCCTGG AGGCCCAAGTCCACCTGGTGAAGTCGGCGCTGCGCTCCCAGGGCTACCCCAGGAGGGCGCTGGCACAGCTCCCCGAGGACGGCTCCCAGGGCAGCCGCGAGCTTCTGCTGGCCCTGGCCTGGCTCCTGGCCCGCGGGCCCCTGCTCGAGCAGCTGCTGGCCCAGACGCGCGTGCGGCTGGGCGACGAGATACCCCTGTGCGAG TGTGAAGCCCTGGCCAGTGCGGGCCCACTCCCGCCCCGCGGGGAAGCAGATGGCCCTGTGGACATACGCCACTTGCAGTGGCTGATGGGAAAGCTGCGGTTCCAGTGGCGAAACCTGATCACCAGTCAGCAGGAGCAGTGTGCCCTCCTGGGAAAG GACACGGTCCTGGGCGCCTGCCCCCTGGAGGCCTCACAGCCCACGTTTCTGCCCAGGATCCCCACGGGGGGCGCTGGCGAGCTGGAGCTGGTGGCCCGGGAGTTGCAGGCCCTGCACGAGGAGCTGCGGGGAGCAGCGGAGCCCCGGCGGGCGGCCTGGGAGGCCAGG gctggaggctgggggccgGAGCGGACTGCTGTGCAGCGGGCCTCACGGGAGGCCGTGGGACGGGAGCTGGCCGCTCTTCAGCGGGCCTGGGAGCAAGGTGaggccctggcccagccccatGGGCCCTGCCGGCTGGTGAAGAGAGACGCCAGAGCCTCGGGGGGCCCAGGCCTGCGGGCTGCTGAGCTGATTGGGGCGCTGAGGAGCCGGGAAACCTGCCTGGAGGCTGAGCTGGGCCGGCTGCAGACCCGGTGTCGGCAGGAGCTGACCAGGCTGGCGGGAGCCCGGCCCGGCCTCCTCTGGATCCTGCCGCCTGGTCGCTGA
- the TEDC1 gene encoding tubulin epsilon and delta complex protein 1 isoform X3 gives MGRRRLRGHRGDAVGALPEAIAALSQTLPAGPSPEIFRRAKFDRPEAAPALWQLLFRVLSPLPPDGASASPASPASPALEAQVHLVKSALRSQGYPRRALAQLPEDGSQGSRELLLALAWLLARGPLLEQLLAQTRVRLGDEIPLCECEALASAGPLPPRGEADGPVDIRHLQWLMGKLRFQWRNLITSQQEQCALLGKIHSYTRGCHSDRSLGHLSVAETELFRDPEGGRQDTVLGACPLEASQPTFLPRIPTGGAGELELVARELQALHEELRGAAEPRRAAWEARAGGWGPERTAVQRASREAVGRELAALQRAWEQGEALAQPHGPCRLVKRDARASGGPGLRAAELIGALRSRETCLEAELGRLQTRCRQELTRLAGARPGLLWILPPGR, from the exons CGAGATCTTCCGCCGCGCCAAGTTCGACCGTCCGGAGGCG GCCCCGGCGCTCTGGCAGCTGCTCTTCCGCGTGCTCTCGCCGCTGCCCCCCGACGGCGCCTCGGCCTCCCCGGCCTCCCCGGCCTCCCCGGCCCTGG AGGCCCAAGTCCACCTGGTGAAGTCGGCGCTGCGCTCCCAGGGCTACCCCAGGAGGGCGCTGGCACAGCTCCCCGAGGACGGCTCCCAGGGCAGCCGCGAGCTTCTGCTGGCCCTGGCCTGGCTCCTGGCCCGCGGGCCCCTGCTCGAGCAGCTGCTGGCCCAGACGCGCGTGCGGCTGGGCGACGAGATACCCCTGTGCGAG TGTGAAGCCCTGGCCAGTGCGGGCCCACTCCCGCCCCGCGGGGAAGCAGATGGCCCTGTGGACATACGCCACTTGCAGTGGCTGATGGGAAAGCTGCGGTTCCAGTGGCGAAACCTGATCACCAGTCAGCAGGAGCAGTGTGCCCTCCTGGGAAAG ATCCACTCCTATACCCGAGGCTGCCACAGTGACCGCAGCCTCGGCCACCTGTCTGTTGCTGAGACGGAGCTGTTCAGGGACCCAGAGGGCGGCCGGCAG GACACGGTCCTGGGCGCCTGCCCCCTGGAGGCCTCACAGCCCACGTTTCTGCCCAGGATCCCCACGGGGGGCGCTGGCGAGCTGGAGCTGGTGGCCCGGGAGTTGCAGGCCCTGCACGAGGAGCTGCGGGGAGCAGCGGAGCCCCGGCGGGCGGCCTGGGAGGCCAGG gctggaggctgggggccgGAGCGGACTGCTGTGCAGCGGGCCTCACGGGAGGCCGTGGGACGGGAGCTGGCCGCTCTTCAGCGGGCCTGGGAGCAAGGTGaggccctggcccagccccatGGGCCCTGCCGGCTGGTGAAGAGAGACGCCAGAGCCTCGGGGGGCCCAGGCCTGCGGGCTGCTGAGCTGATTGGGGCGCTGAGGAGCCGGGAAACCTGCCTGGAGGCTGAGCTGGGCCGGCTGCAGACCCGGTGTCGGCAGGAGCTGACCAGGCTGGCGGGAGCCCGGCCCGGCCTCCTCTGGATCCTGCCGCCTGGTCGCTGA
- the TEDC1 gene encoding tubulin epsilon and delta complex protein 1 isoform X1 produces MGRRRLRGHRGDAVGALPEAIAALSQTLPAGPSPEIFRRAKFDRPEAAPALWQLLFRVLSPLPPDGASASPASPASPALEAQVHLVKSALRSQGYPRRALAQLPEDGSQGSRELLLALAWLLARGPLLEQLLAQTRVRLGDEIPLCECEALASAGPLPPRGEADGPVDIRHLQWLMGKLRFQWRNLITSQQEQCALLGKIHSYTRGCHSDRSLGHLSVAETELFRDPEGGRQLLQRLESENARLEAALVWRRQELVFWKWMDTVLGACPLEASQPTFLPRIPTGGAGELELVARELQALHEELRGAAEPRRAAWEARAGGWGPERTAVQRASREAVGRELAALQRAWEQGEALAQPHGPCRLVKRDARASGGPGLRAAELIGALRSRETCLEAELGRLQTRCRQELTRLAGARPGLLWILPPGR; encoded by the exons CGAGATCTTCCGCCGCGCCAAGTTCGACCGTCCGGAGGCG GCCCCGGCGCTCTGGCAGCTGCTCTTCCGCGTGCTCTCGCCGCTGCCCCCCGACGGCGCCTCGGCCTCCCCGGCCTCCCCGGCCTCCCCGGCCCTGG AGGCCCAAGTCCACCTGGTGAAGTCGGCGCTGCGCTCCCAGGGCTACCCCAGGAGGGCGCTGGCACAGCTCCCCGAGGACGGCTCCCAGGGCAGCCGCGAGCTTCTGCTGGCCCTGGCCTGGCTCCTGGCCCGCGGGCCCCTGCTCGAGCAGCTGCTGGCCCAGACGCGCGTGCGGCTGGGCGACGAGATACCCCTGTGCGAG TGTGAAGCCCTGGCCAGTGCGGGCCCACTCCCGCCCCGCGGGGAAGCAGATGGCCCTGTGGACATACGCCACTTGCAGTGGCTGATGGGAAAGCTGCGGTTCCAGTGGCGAAACCTGATCACCAGTCAGCAGGAGCAGTGTGCCCTCCTGGGAAAG ATCCACTCCTATACCCGAGGCTGCCACAGTGACCGCAGCCTCGGCCACCTGTCTGTTGCTGAGACGGAGCTGTTCAGGGACCCAGAGGGCGGCCGGCAG CTGCTTCAGAGGCTGGAGAGTGAGAACGCGCGCCTGGAGGCCGCCCTGGTGTGGCGGCGGCAGGAGCTGGTCTTCTGGAAGTGGATG GACACGGTCCTGGGCGCCTGCCCCCTGGAGGCCTCACAGCCCACGTTTCTGCCCAGGATCCCCACGGGGGGCGCTGGCGAGCTGGAGCTGGTGGCCCGGGAGTTGCAGGCCCTGCACGAGGAGCTGCGGGGAGCAGCGGAGCCCCGGCGGGCGGCCTGGGAGGCCAGG gctggaggctgggggccgGAGCGGACTGCTGTGCAGCGGGCCTCACGGGAGGCCGTGGGACGGGAGCTGGCCGCTCTTCAGCGGGCCTGGGAGCAAGGTGaggccctggcccagccccatGGGCCCTGCCGGCTGGTGAAGAGAGACGCCAGAGCCTCGGGGGGCCCAGGCCTGCGGGCTGCTGAGCTGATTGGGGCGCTGAGGAGCCGGGAAACCTGCCTGGAGGCTGAGCTGGGCCGGCTGCAGACCCGGTGTCGGCAGGAGCTGACCAGGCTGGCGGGAGCCCGGCCCGGCCTCCTCTGGATCCTGCCGCCTGGTCGCTGA